The genomic DNA ACAATGAGTATTGATGACTTCAGTCGTTCTGCTAGCTAGTTATGTTCCCTTGGTATGTTGTTTGGTAAAATGTCTGAGGTCGACTAGTCTCGTGTCCCAGGTACAGGAAGGAAATAAGCAGTAATTCAAggatgaaaaatttaaaaaaaaaaaaaaacactgaaaaagggGAGGTCAGATATACTTGTCTTGAATTCACGGCTATCTCTGATCAGTCTCTTCGTATTTACAGGAGAAAATAAGATAAGCTACAATGACAACAACATTAACAACAACAGGTACAACGACAAACAGACAACAAGAATAGCAAGTGTAACAATAAAAGGATGTCAATatttaaattcattcattcaaaacaaagaatatctttgtgtttctttaaagtCATGGCAAGTCAATATGACCTGATTATggacctcctcttcctccttctatGACTACGCTGCAAGATAGACAGAAGCATTGCCATCTCTTCCTGCTAGCCACGTTATCTTAGCATCTTTGCAAGGCAATGTAGACAGTCGTGCTGTTTGTCGGGTTGAGGGCTTGCTGTTACACCCGggaggctttttttttggcctCCGACCTCTGCGTGAGTCTCTTAGCGCTGTGTGCCATCCAGGGCGGAGGAGGACGGGGTGCTGGGGGTGGATGAGCGAGGGGTAGCAGCGGGCGGGGTAGCAGCCGGACTCCCGGTTCCGCTGCTCGGGGTGCAGGCGGAGGAGCTGATGGGGGCAGGGGTCTCTGAACCTGGGACGCTtccctgctgctggctgctctgctgctgctgggcctGCAGGGTCTGACCGCAGACATGGTGGTGCTTCTCCCAGTCCTTATGCTGGCAGAAGGAGCCGCAGTAGCGCGCCGTGTTGCAGCCGCTGCACGTCTCGCTGGCTTTACGGCCACAGTTCCAGCAGCTCTGACACACAGATAGACACAAAGTCAgctaatgcaaagaaaaaaatctcactGCAGAGGAATTCACAATCAGATAGAAAATGATGCAACTGAGGTGATGAACTTCCGACTACTCAAACTTTAATTAGGAGCCTTGCTTATCTTATTTGAcacagaaaaataattacatgtCTGTGACCACAAGATGCCACATCAAACCCAGAACTTGCAAATACAATGTGAAGATAAGCAGCAGAAATCGGTGCAGCAGCCTGCACATCATGAAACAAGCCTCTGCTTTTACATTTAGCACTTAAGCTCAAAACAGACCACAGACAGATCAAAAACCCATCTCTTATTACACTTAGGGCCTCTTATATATCTTGGAAACCACAGGGAGAGCACGTCAGGGCGGCTGCATATCCAcaggaaacagaagaacaaagtTATAAACAGCCTCTGAAAGTTCTCCTCTGGGGCGCTTGTGTCTCATAAACATCGCTGCTGCAATTAATGTCAGATGTGAGACATATTTCCCTCTCACTTAACTGATTAAATGACAAGGTCTCCGATGATGATTAGCAAATGAAAGCTCCTTTCCTTATTTCCTCATGGCTGAATTGGGAACACGCCTCTAAACATCCTAGCTattctgttggaaaaaaaaaaagacgaaggAGGAAAGCGGGTAATGACTGCTTGATTGtccttattttactttattttgcgCTCTCTCCCACTATCTCATGACGGGAAGATAGCTCAATTAAAGCTGCGAATAATCAgcaatatttttctttaaagataACGTACAATAATATGGtaataaaatacaacagaagCTTCTTTGAAAAAGAGAATCCTAtcatctgtgtcatttttgaagtCACTGGAACAGCTGGCATCAAAAGTATAGTCACAGTGGCAACAAAGAAAGATGCAATATCAAAACTACCAAATAAGAGACGACACAGACAGTTTGATTGCGTGTTTTGATAGATGGAGGACGTGTTGCTACCTCGCTGGAGTCCTCCTGCTGGTTGATGATGGACAGCGCATCCTCGGCCGCCTGACGCTTGGCCTCGGCTACCGTGCGCTCCATCTTGGCCCGCTCGCTGCTGATCATCTCGTGAGCCTTTCGCTCGGCCTCTGACACGgctttctgcagctctgacatgGCCTGCCGCTTCACCTCATTCACCGCCTCTTCTGGAAAGAGTGTGGACACAGAGGAAGTCAAGCCTCCCGCACCTGCAATGTAGGGCGCATTGTATCACCCTGCCGTTGACGCTTTGATTTCAATGAGAACAGTCATAAACAGTCATGCTTTTACTCTGGTTAGGACATCACATTTGTGTTCATAAAAATCTCTTACAACTGAGGCAAATTAGcagtaaaaaactgattcacaTTGTGATCATGTCTGACATAAAGTGGTGTTTCTCTATCGTGAAACCACGTTAGCTACAGTTTGTTAGGAACACATTTTGATATGCATTTGCAAAAGAACCCCACATTGTCTGAAAGTCTCATGTGACAATAATAGCATCCGAGATTGTGCAAATCAAAACAGTTTCATCTGCTAAATCATTAACACATCTAGAAGACATAAACTACAAATGTGACGCAACATCTGACAGAATTTAGAGTTCTGAAGATGGTGAGAATTATTTTGTACAGCTAAGAAAATGACTGTAGCTACTGAGCTggtgttttattctgaaaaatgaACTAAACCTCAAATGTTGTTAATATAGAATATTTTCCCTCAAGACTCTACAGTTGTTTAGCTCATTAAACTATTCAGGCGTTCAGAAATTCATAATTAATCAGTTGTGTGTACATGCATCTATTACGAGAATCTTACATAAAGGACTGTGTCATGTTTAATCAGTTTTAATGCTCTAATAAGTCAGTATGTGAAGGTTTAACACAGAGAAATCCCATTTGAAgatgcacaaacagaaaaaactatATATTCTACTTTGAATCGGACAAAAATGTCCTCAAGACAGCAGCACGAGCCAATTAATCCCAGGTAATCACTCTCAAAATGTGCCTCTGAGCTGGAGCAACGTgttattttattcttgttttgagGAATGAATAACCTTTCTATGTGGGTGTTAAGCGGTGGAATTCCTACTGAACGTCAAAGCAAAAGGAGGGCTTTTTGTTTGCTCCCATCAAGCCTGTAACTTGACTAATTGTGTATGCAAATCAggcaatttatatttaaattatgCATTTCCATTGTGATCCCAGAGGCCCATGCAGTGCGGGGAAGTGGGAAACCGGTAGGACACCGTGCAAGGTGCTTGAATATTTATCACCAACTGTAAACATTTTGCCCATTTCAAACAGATGTATTCACGGCTGCACTCCATTGTGTTAATATCCTATTTTGCAATCCTCCTTGGGTCACATTTAAATCAGCCTCTCTTCAGCCAGAGCATAAGCGGCTGAAGTGAAAAGGATAACGGAAATACTGAGAAGAAGGCAGGTCGAATGGAAAATAGCAGGCCCCATTTATTCtacagacaaaagaaaaatactgcTCTAGGCCCCATAAATATGCTTTACTTTACTTCATTTCCTTTGTACATATTACTCTTGTAttacaaatgtaaaatctgttttcaatATCAGGACAGAATGCCTGCTTTTAAAAAGACAGCGAGACTTGCTTTCCATTGTGATTGAGCAAAATTTTTAAATCAGGGTGGTTTTGTCTTTAACCTACTGCGCTGCCCGAAGTCATGGAAATTGCCCCGGTGCCTTGTGATATATGCCTTGTGCATGGAATTGTGATTACACACCAAATGCCTTAGATGGAAGATCGATCAAAGCCGGTGAGGGGAAAGAGAGTACTGGAGAGCAGGCAGAGTCCCGATGGTGATACTCAATTCAATTTAAATGCATATTACTTGTTCTGAGTATCTCACACATCATGCTTGGTCAAGCAAGGGGACAATTTCTTTTCTCCGAGGGGTTTAAAAGACAGATATACTGTATCTCTGATGGTGAATACAAAGTGGATTCCTCTAGCACTGAACCCtcagtgcaattttttttttcaggacagTGATAATGGTGATTGCAGCTGCGCTCGCGAGTTTAAAGAATGCTGTTTGTGCATGCTAAAGttgttaaaacaataaattatttttaatacttGGTCTTAACTGCAACTACAAATTTCCCACTACAATTTTGTTAAGTAGAATAGCTGCAATCGTCTGTCGTTATGGGGATAACAAGAGCGCCAAAAGCAAAAAGATCCCGAATCTTGCAGCTGACGTTTAACAGCAGAACCAGTGGACCAGCTGTAAAAGCTACTTATGCCCCTTATATGACTGCAGCAATAAAACCGTTGTAAGGCTGACATCACATTTGGAGAGTGGTGGTGAAACTCTTATTTTTTCACATCCCACTGTATCATGATTTGTAAGAGAGGCAGACTCAAACTACACTGGTGAATGAAGTTTAAAGGAGCACCTCTCATCCACTTCCAGCTGTGAGTTATCTTGGTGTAAAAGACCTCCCCCACTATGAAACCCACTACCTCATATTTCAGCTCATGATATTTTGACCACCTCTGAAATTTCAAGCCGTAGCTGATCTGAGTAGCTGTGACTTTTCATTCTAATTTACAAGGCCAACAGTACGTTTTTCCTTCCTGGTTCAATATTTCAGGAAACTAACTTTTACGTCCATTGCAAGTCGAAGCTGTTATTCATGCCATGAAAAGTCCTACAAACTGCAGAGAgataaacacaaagagagagTGCTGCTCACCGGCTTTCTTCCAGATCTCTTCAGGAACGTAGCCGGACACTGGCCGGTGCAGCAGCTCTCTGTGGATTTCTGTgggagacacaaacacatagcCATGGAAACCAAAGATCAACCAGCGTTTGGCAAGACATAGAGCAAAAGAAATGCTGAAGAAATCAGCACGAAGCTGAGCCTTTTTGGTTCCTACGATGTTTTCATCCAAAGAGTTGAGAAATAAAGATAAGCAtccatttttatcttttattatttttgtcacatctaGTAAACTAGAGAGATATAAAAGGGTTTAAGGAGACAGTACAGTCGAGCTATAGGTATAATTATGATAACTTAGAGTTACCATGTGATATAGAATAGTGTTATTATATACAAGCTAAGGGGTGTAGAAGCCCTTCAATAATAGCCCTAAAACTACCTTAAAAGAAATGGAGAAATAGCATCACTTTCATGTACTGTAGCATAAAAACCAACCAAGTAAGAAGATTTTATGTGCCTGAACCCCCAAACCTGTTGGCGGGTTTGAAGGTATGCTGTCCTTTAACAAAGTTACAGAAAGTATCACAGAGTATacaaattgtgacattttctcaaattcactttattctacatgtctcattcaaaaatgagcaaacttcagcaaagaacaaaaagttcTGCTCTTCTTGGCACAACCGTGAAATCAGTCACATGGCATCAATTCAGagagttttcaggtgaactgcaggctgtgtttacacgcCACATAGAGGAGACAAGTGtgaaaacaactcaaaattgtaagtagtaaaatatctataggaTGTAGAGTCACCATAGTTTTTAGTGTTGATAACAACTGTGGACATTTGGGAAAATGTTGTCCATGTTTattccattatttttatttttttgtaaagtaaataaagaaatgtaatgttttcttcttcatgatTTGTGGCAGCATAACTGTTGAAGATTGCACAAAGATATtattgagttctctctactgaaaagtgaaaaattgaatgtgagaaaacaacaacaaactgcttggagttcaagGGGTTAAAGCTAATAGTTTTAGATCTGATTGCTTTATTAGTGATGTAAAAACTTCAGATTTAAAAGAGTTCAATAAGGGTCAGATTGCAAAGCAGTATACATCAGTTAAAACCCTAAACGTGTGGTAGGAGATAGACTGAGCAAACAGGTAGAGTAAATGTTTCAAACAATTAGATGCCACAGATGTTGTGTTGAATATATAAAGccattaaaaaagaataaagttaGCAGAAATTCCTCTGAGAACAGAAGACAAGTCGTCTTCAATTGTGAAAACCAGGTGTTACATACAAGCTAATAATACCTCTAATACATGTGTATGATTTCTCACCTGATGTTGCGTTCTCCTGTGCTGCGGGGCTCTGCTGCCTAGACTGCCCGCTAGCAGCTCCCTTCTTCagctcctcagcatcactgTATCGTCGGATCCAGTAGTTGAGCTCCTCACGGTCGGCCTCCTGGCACCGCCGCAGTACCGTCAGCGAGCGCCTCGTTTTCTCCACCATGTCCATGATGCAGTTCAGCAGCTGGGAGCAACAAGGAGCAGACACAGCGCTGAGTTTACACATAGGCAGGACGGATGGGTTGATTTAAATTCAGCAAGGGTGTAGCTGTGACGGTGGGGATTCTAAATTAAAGCTAACATCTGCCGCGCTATTTTAGCAGGTCTTTATTGTATTCATCTGCGCGGTGGAGTGTGGGTGCGGAATAGAAGGTGTACAGCTCTGAAACACATTTGCACTGTTGAAATGTTGATTAGGTTGGTGAAGTTGCACCTCTCCCGGTGACGTGTTACTCTTAATAATATATTTGCATTCACATAATGTGACTGGTTGGATACATTTTCAGTGCATACTAACAAAAAGGAGGTGAAATAGCATCAGGAATGTGACACTAGATGTTTGGTGGTATCACTGGTTGGGGGCGGCTgtgctcaggtggtagagtcgTCCAGTGATCCAAGGGTTGGCGGTTCAATTCCCGCTCTGTCCTAGCCatgtgctgctctcacactggtatgtgaatgttggtggattggcagccacgcttccgtcagtctacCCCAGGGCAGCTGTAGCTACAAATATaacttaccaccaccagagtgagaatgtgtgagtgaatgagtaagtgctatataaatctaatccattattattattatttcaaatagTTTCAACCTGTGGGAAATtgcagacagcagctttaaagagacTAAATTAACAAAATTAAGGGTAAACATGCAGTTGACAACTTGTATTTTCACTGTATGCTTGGAAACACATTTACATGCAAGCATGCACATACAAGtacagaaaaacactgactgtTTCACTCGAcatatttgaaaacattttcttgcaATATATCTTAGGAATATTTACAGCACAATGTGTTAGACAGCAATCTTAATATGAAATGATAACAATCTCTGTGACTtacagagacagaaactgtagagtaataaaaaaatgttattacTTTTCTTACATGGTCAAGGTGCTTCCACTCCTCAGCCCATTCTCTGTCGGTCAGCCGGTGGTCGATCACTTCCTCCTGCCTGGTCCCCGTGTGCATACCTgtaagacagaaagacaaacacacggacggacagacagatagacaaatAAGTGGACAGATAGAGAGATAAACAAAGAGCAGGTCAGTATGACACCGCGGATCGATCGGTGTTCCATCACTCCGTTTTCATCTGTCTTTTATTTGGTCCCACTCACCCTCCATCCATTTTCTCTCTCCATATCTCTCTGCCACCCCGAGGGCAGGACTCAAATGACTGAGCTTCTAGTCCAGTAAACATCCATCACAGGGCGAGACATAGTAAATGTCTCTGCTATATTTAGAACAGAGCCAAAGTCGTCATTACGGCTTCATCAAGGCTCGGCCCGTGCAGAAAAATGTGTCTAATACACATTGTGCCTCTATGGAGCTCTCATACATCTCACAGCGCATAACTTATTTCAGACATCAGGCTCCAGCGGCCTCGGCTTCAGTCTCTGCTCTCTGAGGCAGCAGGATGGTTTTTGTGGTCAAAGAAACCTACCAGCAATGACTGATGATTCTTATTGTTCTAATTACTAATCTTGGTGGTATATAATGGATGTAACTGTATGAAAAATGTATTCAGTTTTCTCttggagacacacacatgctcgtGTACCCACAACATCCTCCCCACATCCTCACCGATGGGCCTGGCTCTCTCCCGGATCTCCCGATGGTTGGAGGCAGGGTGTCTGTAGGTGTCCCGGTAGTGATGGGCGATGGCCATGTCGTCTAGCCTGTAGTGCTGCGGGGGGAGAGGGCCCGGGTGAGGCAGGCCGTTGGGCTGGTAGGAGAGCCCATTGGACGGGCTGAAACGCTGGGCGGGGCTTATGGTGCAGGGCCGTTTGCTGGGGTGGACGTCGGGATGCAGGGAACCATCTCGCTCGAAGCCGTTCTCTTTGGTTCTGAGAGTGAGACGCAGACGTTTAGACAgtttgttcagaaaaaaaaacctttacaAACCTTCAGCTGAATTTCTAATATTCACTTTGCTGCTTGAAAAGAAGAATAGTGAGTAATGAACACAATCTATTTTctgttaaccctcgtgttgtgcTCCAggtcaaaatgtttcttaagaacattcacaaaaaaaatcaaccaaaatccagcgaaattcgctggattttggttgatttttatgtgaatgctcttaaagaaaatattagaagttttactgatatatatgtaaacattttagatatttttaggatttttttttgaagattttcactcatttttggaaaatacaagaattttcttgccacatttgggggatttttttaaataaaagttttaaaggaaacttttaaggaattattggaattttcttcctgaaggtcttgcaaattttcagaaatttggggaacttTTTTGCTGGATTCTTGGATTTTTTGAGACAAGGAAACGATATATTTTGGtggccgtaaatgaggacaacaggagggttaaagttgATTAACAGTCTCATctagataaataaatagaatctATTTATCTCTATTTAACATAGAATTACTTTCTTTTTGCTCAAAATCGGAAACAAGTGACGTTGCACTAGTAGCATTTAGATAGTTGTTTGCTTCTTTGTtaaaatttttcagtttttccaagTAAAACGAGATTTCAAGACAGtgaatgaaattaaataaagtcTAGCTGCTGTTACCAGTCTATCTAGTACATATTGTACAACAAAAGACCTCTTGAGGCACAATGGatcagaagaaaaggaaagcagaAGACAAAGGTACAAATCTCAGGTTGTTAATATCGCACCTAAAAATGAGTGACACAGAATTTGCTCGTTACAGTTTTGTCATATAAAAGTCAAAGTGGAATCATGAGCATAATGGCCACCTCATTGTGTTGTCCGACCTAATATAAAGACTGTTTTTCTTGGAATCATCTTGGAATTCCTTCTTTGAAATCATGTCCATTCATACACAACTGAAGCTCTCCCGACAAACATATCCATACTCACACTCTCACAAGTAGTTTCCAGGGGATCAGGTGGATTTTTGTTTCCCTGCTTCTGAAGATTAATGTGGCcaggtgtgttttgtgtgcCTGTATGCTCATGTGCGTGTGTTCTCGGTTTTGTCAGTTCACAGTTAAAACTTGCCAACCTCCCCCACTATCCTCCGGTTtcctcccccccccctctctctctcccttcttcTCTCCCATCTCTCTCTCCGATGAACAGATTGAACTTCTTAATGAGCTGTTTTTATGGGCTCCTAATGCTCATCCACAGCTCTCCATATGCTCTTTCCTTCCATCCGTCCATCTCCCCGTCTCCCTCGACTCATCCATCCACCTCCACCGCTCCCTCCACCCCACTCTTATCTCCCCAGCCTTGCTGCTGCAACAATGTTTATATCTACAGGCACTAGTGTATACAAATGCACACGCACGTTCACAGCCAGCCACGCGACGCGCTGATGTGGACACACAATTAAGCGATGCACGAACCAAAGCCCTGACATTTGTTTTGtcacacaaaaaatgaacatgtaCTGAATGGCACAGCCTTCTGTTTGGACTTTGTcaagataaacacacacacatatacatggTAACTATGCTAATGACACAGTGAATAAACACCATCTTATAATGAGAAATATTCGGATAGAAATTCCAGATAGATAATGAATGAGAAGTTTTTCTCTTCCACTGAGGAAGGACTCGTGTATTtctgaaatttctgaaaaatatttgatCAAATCTTaataaaatgcatgttttgattatttattcttCGTTCTGCTCTACTTCAGTGTTCGACAAATtcaaaattcatcctaattcatatgaaaaatgtaaaaaatcttTAGTTTCTCAGGGGTTGCaatttacattttagtttttcagaGTGGATGGATAAAAAGCAGTGAAACTGATGCAAATTGATCAATTATTAAGTGAATTTTGGTCAAAAGACAGACTCAGAGAAATAGTAACAGTGCGACTATGCTGTTTGCCACTGATAAAATTAATATTCCAAAAATACGCTGAATTATACAAAATTTACTGTGCAAGCCATTGTAGTATAGGTACCAGTAATTTTGCACTCTCAGCTGctatatatgtaaatattggGTTTTGTTAGGGAACTTACAGTGTACACTACACACTACACAATATCTGTTCTTTCCCATGTATGATCtttctgctgtggtttctgcAGGCCGTGGTATTAATCAGATTGCACTGATAGGGCATCGCTGTCTGTAATTAAGGATTCCCATTCAAATTCCAATATTCTGACAGAGGCTCCAATAAGTGGGAATGCAGAGCAGAGGTAAGCAGAAAGCAGAGGTGCTTAGCCAGCCATATTGGTGCTGGAGCCTCATCTGTATGTGTTATCAGCCCATCTCcccagacacacacgcacacacacacacacacacacagatgcactcACATGAAGCACGCTCACACTTTCACACTGGATAGGgaatcatgcacacacacattcacacaaagaGACTGCATTTTCTCACTGAATACAGATGCccacttgcttttttttttctctctccatatATTCCCTcttacatttacacacacacctTTTCCCCCTAAGCTCGCTCCCTTATGCACCAGACGGCCTGCAAATATGCAGGTATTACAGAAAAAGTCTGCCTATCCCACTGTTGGGGGAAAAGAGAGGTGAGAATTATTAATGTCACATTCAGCATTTTTGTCCCTcagcaaatataaaatgtacattttcctTTCCCCTGCCCGTATTaaaaaatttcagacccctGGGGACTTTATTTCAAAAGACAATGCATACATTGTGCTGGTAGCTCGGGCACAAAcgcacaacaaaacacagatgTTCACAAAGTTCTGCCCAGTGGAAGTTAGAAATGCTTAAGAATGTTTGTATTTCTGCATATCTACTAGTTGTTAGCCTCGGTTATTATTCCAATCACTAAAATCTCTCTGAAAAGGGACAGAAGTCTATGTTTTATTCATATTGCAGCTCTATCACCTGGATTTCTTTTAATTGGCCTGCAAACGAGCACGTACACAcaccattggtcaggatggaTTTTGTGCTTGTTTCTATTACTTCTGCTTTGTTAGGAGACTGTTGGAGAGCAGAATACAGGTTTGTACAGTGCTGTGTTTTCTTGAATGGAGCATCTCAGCGCTTGTCCATTTGAGCAAAGAACACTGAGTCATCATTGGACTGATgctgagagacacacacacacagacaaacactcaaTTAAGCACAAAATTCAGTGTAACTTCGGTATCCGACTCATGCGAAGTGGAAGGATTGACACACATTCACTGATCCATCCACAGTTTCTTTAAACTGtaatttctgtgtgttttttgctcacattcttactcactgtgagctcatttttcaagTGCCAACCCAACTCTAACCCAAATTAAGATTCAGTAAACGCTAAAATTACAGGCTCCCACACCTCTATAGAAAAAGCACAGCATTGactggaagtagagagaactcaaaatgcAGTATAACTAAAAAGCTGGATTcttataatatttattttactataaaaCTAACATATACACCAATTTTCCAAGTGTATCCAGATGCTACCAATACTGGAAATAAAAGGTGGCtcaaacatataaatataaatattttaccaCCAACATTTTGATTTAGTTTCTATGATTGTTTCCTATCAGCTCTGTTCAAACACAGTTCAATCCAGTTATGTTGAAAAGTCCTTAAATTTAGTTAGATGCAGCTGAGACACCAAGGATTTCATTTTTGTGCCAAGAACTGTggaattatttcatttttttagaaTCTGGTTGCtgcaaattgtttattttgggctgatttttttaaaagggaCATgcggattttgatgaaatattacgatttgaagcttagatttgattaaTTTCCCGAACAGAACTGGAAGTCCCACATGTTTGGTTCGatgactgtcagaaagttgaagaTCTGACAGTTTTCTCTGATTCTACAGTTACTGGtgtaattttgttgatttttttaaaataaccatTTCCACCTCACCAACAGGTTTTGGGTTTCAGATTATTATGGCACATCTTCTAtctcttttctatttttgcgatgtgtttgtgagtgtctGGGTGTAGCCAGGTCTACTTTTCCATCCCTTCCTTTCCTCAGTTCTGGTCCATTAAGAGCAGGAGCCAGGAGCTGAGATGTCCAGCAGAGCACATCATCGGGCCCGGCGGCACACCGACAGACACTTCCCATACATACATTTACACATCACACTATTGCCTTGCATTGGCTCAGCTCTGTGGAATAACGTAAGGGCTCATGGGGATGCAGGCAGCCTCGAAGGGATTTATGCATGAGATCAAATAatataggaggggaaaaaaagcctctTTAATGCGTGAAGACGGAAATTTAATCAATTCTGCATTGTGGCCGCCGTAAAGCTAAAATCACCAAGCACTGCTCTGATATTCTGATCCTCTCACCTGTCCGGCGTCCTTCTCTTGCCGTTCTCGTTGACGTCCAGCAGGAGCTCGGAGGAGTCCACCGGGGAGGTGGTGCTGGTGTCCAGGAGGAGCTGCTCGTGTTGGGCCAGGTActgagccgggttctgcttgGCCAGTCTGGCACAGTGCAGCAGCTCCCTCTGAAGCAGCGGCAGGTTGGCCTAAAGGAAGAAACACAACTGAATGAAATCTGCACTGCAAGACTGAAAGTTGTCTGCTGGGTGCTGGCAAGAGAGATAAGAAGATGAATAATGCATTTGCctttcaaaaatgttaaaaaatagcAGTCAGTGCTCTTTCTAAGGGTTTCCGTTTTCAGTTGGTCAATAATCTGCCAGGTGTCTACACTGAAATGAAGTTTATCTTGAAGTggaaacatcatattttttacaaaaatgtactCATGGCTTTGAGCAAACTATAAAAGGTTTTCAATGCTTTATGGTGTAACAAAAATGAATTCAGTCTAAAactcacaca from Acanthochromis polyacanthus isolate Apoly-LR-REF ecotype Palm Island chromosome 11, KAUST_Apoly_ChrSc, whole genome shotgun sequence includes the following:
- the runx1t1 gene encoding protein CBFA2T1 isoform X1; its protein translation is MHMESYSTSKDCGIPSRPQQKSSDRHRTGKRSTMPDSPADVKTQSRLTPPTMPPPPSTQGAPRNSSYTPTTLTNGSSHSPTALNGAPSPPNGYSNGPSSSSSSSLANQQLPPACGARQLSKLKRFLTTLQQFGNDISPEIGERVRTLVLGLVNSTLTIEEFHSKLQEATNFPLRPFVIPFLKANLPLLQRELLHCARLAKQNPAQYLAQHEQLLLDTSTTSPVDSSELLLDVNENGKRRTPDRTKENGFERDGSLHPDVHPSKRPCTISPAQRFSPSNGLSYQPNGLPHPGPLPPQHYRLDDMAIAHHYRDTYRHPASNHREIRERARPIGMHTGTRQEEVIDHRLTDREWAEEWKHLDHVRKLLNCIMDMVEKTRRSLTVLRRCQEADREELNYWIRRYSDAEELKKGAASGQSRQQSPAAQENATSEIHRELLHRPVSGYVPEEIWKKAGAGGLTSSVSTLFPEEAVNEVKRQAMSELQKAVSEAERKAHEMISSERAKMERTVAEAKRQAAEDALSIINQQEDSSESCWNCGRKASETCSGCNTARYCGSFCQHKDWEKHHHVCGQTLQAQQQQSSQQQGSVPGSETPAPISSSACTPSSGTGSPAATPPAATPRSSTPSTPSSSALDGTQR
- the runx1t1 gene encoding protein CBFA2T1 isoform X3; translated protein: MHMESYSTSKDCGIPSRPQQKSSDRHRTGKRSTMPDSPADVKTQSRLTPPTMPPPPSTQGAPRNSSYTPTTLTNGSSHSPTALNGAPSPPNGYSNGPSSSSSSSLANQQLPPACGARQLSKLKRFLTTLQQFGNDISPEIGERVRTLVLGLVNSTLTIEEFHSKLQEATNFPLRPFVIPFLKANLPLLQRELLHCARLAKQNPAQYLAQHEQLLLDTSTTSPVDSSELLLDVNENGKRRTPDRTKENGFERDGSLHPDVHPSKRPCTISPAQRFSPSNGLSYQPNGLPHPGPLPPQHYRLDDMAIAHHYRDTYRHPASNHREIRERARPIGMHTGTRQEEVIDHRLTDREWAEEWKHLDHVRKLLNCIMDMVEKTRRSLTVLRRCQEADREELNYWIRRYSDAEELKKGAASGQSRQQSPAAQENATSEIHRELLHRPVSGYVPEEIWKKAEEAVNEVKRQAMSELQKAVSEAERKAHEMISSERAKMERTVAEAKRQAAEDALSIINQQEDSSESCWNCGRKASETCSGCNTARYCGSFCQHKDWEKHHHVCGQTLQAQQQQSSQQQGSVPGSETPAPISSSACTPSSGTGSPAATPPAATPRSSTPSTPSSSALDGTQR
- the runx1t1 gene encoding protein CBFA2T1 isoform X2; translation: MHMESYSTSKDCGIPSRPQQKSSDRHRTGKRSTMPDSPADVKTQSRLTPPTMPPPPSTQGAPRNSSYTPTTLTNGSSHSPTALNGAPSPPNGYSNGPSSSSSSSLANQQLPPACGARQLSKLKRFLTTLQQFGNDISPEIGERVRTLVLGLVNSTLTIEEFHSKLQEATNFPLRPFVIPFLKANLPLLQRELLHCARLAKQNPAQYLAQHEQLLLDTSTTSPVDSSELLLDVNENGKRRTPDRTKENGFERDGSLHPDVHPSKRPCTISPAQRFSPSNGLSYQPNGLPHPGPLPPQHYRLDDMAIAHHYRDTYRHPASNHREIRERARPIGMHTGTRQEEVIDHRLTDREWAEEWKHLDHLLNCIMDMVEKTRRSLTVLRRCQEADREELNYWIRRYSDAEELKKGAASGQSRQQSPAAQENATSEIHRELLHRPVSGYVPEEIWKKAGAGGLTSSVSTLFPEEAVNEVKRQAMSELQKAVSEAERKAHEMISSERAKMERTVAEAKRQAAEDALSIINQQEDSSESCWNCGRKASETCSGCNTARYCGSFCQHKDWEKHHHVCGQTLQAQQQQSSQQQGSVPGSETPAPISSSACTPSSGTGSPAATPPAATPRSSTPSTPSSSALDGTQR
- the runx1t1 gene encoding protein CBFA2T1 isoform X5 translates to MHMESYSTSKDCGIPSRPQQKSSDRHRTGKRSTMPDSPADVKTQSRLTPPTMPPPPSTQGAPRNSSYTPTTLTNGSSHSPTALNGAPSPPNGYSNGPSSSSSSSLANQQLPPACGARQLSKLKRFLTTLQQFGNDISPEIGERVRTLVLGLVNSTLTIEEFHSKLQEATNFPLRPFVIPFLKANLPLLQRELLHCARLAKQNPAQYLAQHEQLLLDTSTTSPVDSSELLLDVNENGKRRTPDRTKENGFERDGSLHPDVHPSKRPCTISPAQRFSPSNGLSYQPNGLPHPGPLPPQHYRLDDMAIAHHYRDTYRHPASNHREIRERARPIGMHTGTRQEEVIDHRLTDREWAEEWKHLDHLLNCIMDMVEKTRRSLTVLRRCQEADREELNYWIRRYSDAEELKKGAASGQSRQQSPAAQENATSEIHRELLHRPVSGYVPEEIWKKAEEAVNEVKRQAMSELQKAVSEAERKAHEMISSERAKMERTVAEAKRQAAEDALSIINQQEDSSESCWNCGRKASETCSGCNTARYCGSFCQHKDWEKHHHVCGQTLQAQQQQSSQQQGSVPGSETPAPISSSACTPSSGTGSPAATPPAATPRSSTPSTPSSSALDGTQR